The Manihot esculenta cultivar AM560-2 chromosome 1, M.esculenta_v8, whole genome shotgun sequence genome has a window encoding:
- the LOC110619808 gene encoding transcription factor MYB106, translating into MGRSPCCDKVGLKKGPWTPEEDQKLLAYIEEHGHGSWRALPAKAGLQRCGKSCRLRWSNYLRPDIKRGKFSLQEEQTIIQLHALLGNRWSAIATHLPKRTDNEIKNYWNTHLKKRLAKMGIDPVTHKPKNDALLSSDGQTKDAANLSHMAQWESARLEAEARLVRESKLRSHSFQHQISSTGYVSSSGSASTSASASAQPQRSLDVLKAWNGGWSKSSEGNTVGGPNIAGIGGDLESPTSSLTFSENAPPQIINSSGTGGQNSISLIELVGTSGSSETGIIKEEGEHDWKTLGNSDHHMPENSVSFTSSLHHPDMSISMEGPWTPESLKLNSSHLHIGNVMEEGFTNLLLSDTGVRTLSESGKDSDNSGSDYYEDNKNYWNSILNLVNSSPADSPIF; encoded by the exons ATGGGTCGATCGCCATGCTGTGACAAGGTTGGTTTGAAGAAAGGACCATGGACACCTGAGGAAGATCAAAAACTCTTGGCTTATATTGAAGAACATGGCCATGGAAGCTGGCGTGCCTTGCCAGCAAAAGCAG GTCTTCAAAGATGTGGAAAGAGCTGCAGGCTTAGATGGTCTAATTATCTGAGACCTGATATTAAGAGAGGAAAGTTCAGTTTGCAAGAAGAACAAACCATTATTCAACTCCATGCTCTCTTGGGCAACAG GTGGTCGGCCATAGCTACTCACTTGCCAAAAAGAACAGACAATGAGATCAAGAACTACTGGAATACGCATCTTAAGAAAAGGTTAGCCAAAATGGGGATTGATCCAGTGACCCACAAGCCAAAAAATGATGCATTGCTTTCCAGTGACGGTCAAACCAAGGATGCAGCAAATCTTAGCCACATGGCTCAGTGGGAAAGTGCCAGGCTTGAAGCTGAGGCTAGGTTGGTTAGAGAATCCAAGCTACGTTCACATTCATTTCAGCACCAGATCAGCTCTACAGGTTATGTTTCTAGTTCAGGTTCAGCTTctacttctgcttctgcttctgcacAGCCGCAGCGGTCTCTTGATGTGCTAAAAGCTTGGAATGGTGGGTGGTCTAAGTCCAGTGAAGGAAATACTGTCGGTGGTCCTAACATTGCCGGAATTGGAGGTGACCTTGAGTCTCCAACATCTTCTCTAACATTCTCAGAAAATGCACCACCCCAGATCATTAATTCGTCAGGAACTGGAGGACAGAACTCTATTTCTCTGATTGAGTTGGTCGGCACTTCAGGTTCATCAGAGACGGGAATTATCAAAGAAGAAGGTGAACATGATTGGAAAACCCTAGGAAATTCAGATCATCATATGCCTGAGAATTCAGTTTCTTTCACATCCAGCCTTCACCATCCTGACATGTCAATTTCCATGGAAGGACCGTGGACTCCAGAGTCTTTGAAGTTAAATAGCAGTCATCTTCATATAGGAAATGTCATGGAAGAAGGTTTCACTAATCTCCTGCTTAGTGATACGGGTGTTCGGACTTTGTCGGAAAGTGGAAAGGACTCAGATAATAGTGGCAGCGATTATTATGAAGATAACAAGAATTACTGGAACAGCATTCTTAACTTGGTGAATTCTTCTCCCGCAGATTCGCCCATCTTCTAA